One Mycolicibacterium pulveris genomic region harbors:
- a CDS encoding glycosyltransferase family 4 protein encodes MRIVLVAPPYFDVPPKSYGGTEAVVADLADALVKRGHDVTLLGAGEPGTAAEFVPLWDRTLPDRLGQPYPEIMHALKTRRAIEQIVKNDGIDIIHEHTFAGPLNAALYRTLGLPTVVTMHGPIDEDLYPFYRELGEDVGLIAISDRQRELAPDLNWVGRVHNSLRIDDWPFRSDKGDYALFLGRYAPYKGAHLALDAAHAARIPLVLAAKCDEPAEQAYFDEYVRPRLTENDHVFGQADADDKRKLLAGARCVLFPIQWEEPFGMVMIEAMACGTPVVALRGGAVPEVIADGVTGFVCDRPDELAQAIAEVDTLDPAACRRHVAAHFGFGHFGSGYERIYREVVDAARGQQPLAMRQIVTPTRSRRGRI; translated from the coding sequence ATGCGCATCGTGCTCGTCGCACCGCCTTACTTCGACGTTCCACCGAAAAGCTACGGGGGCACCGAGGCCGTCGTCGCCGACCTGGCTGACGCCCTGGTGAAACGCGGACACGACGTGACGCTGCTGGGTGCAGGCGAGCCGGGCACCGCGGCCGAGTTCGTTCCGCTGTGGGACCGCACGCTTCCCGACCGTCTCGGCCAGCCGTACCCGGAGATCATGCACGCGCTCAAGACGCGGCGCGCGATCGAGCAGATCGTCAAGAACGACGGCATCGACATCATCCACGAGCACACGTTCGCCGGTCCGCTCAACGCCGCGCTGTACCGGACGCTCGGGTTGCCGACCGTGGTCACCATGCACGGGCCGATCGACGAGGATCTGTATCCGTTCTATCGTGAGCTCGGCGAAGACGTCGGCCTCATCGCGATCAGTGACCGACAGCGTGAGCTGGCCCCCGATCTGAACTGGGTTGGCCGCGTCCATAATTCACTGCGCATCGACGATTGGCCGTTCCGAAGCGACAAGGGCGACTACGCGTTGTTCCTCGGGCGGTACGCCCCGTACAAGGGCGCCCACCTGGCGCTGGACGCCGCACACGCGGCCCGGATCCCACTGGTGCTGGCGGCCAAGTGCGACGAGCCCGCCGAGCAGGCGTACTTCGACGAATACGTGCGCCCACGGCTGACCGAGAACGACCACGTATTCGGCCAGGCCGACGCCGACGACAAGCGCAAACTGTTGGCAGGCGCGCGCTGCGTGCTGTTCCCGATCCAATGGGAGGAACCGTTCGGGATGGTGATGATCGAGGCCATGGCGTGCGGCACCCCGGTGGTGGCGCTGCGCGGCGGCGCGGTGCCGGAGGTGATCGCCGACGGTGTGACCGGGTTCGTGTGTGATCGGCCCGACGAGCTTGCGCAGGCCATCGCAGAGGTCGACACGCTGGATCCGGCCGCCTGCCGCCGACATGTCGCCGCGCACTTCGGGTTCGGCCACTTCGGTTCGGGTTACGAACGCATCTACCGCGAGGTGGTCGACGCGGCGCGCGGTCAGCAACCGCTCGCGATGCGTCAGATCGTCACGCCGACCAGGTCGAGGCGCGGACGCATATGA
- a CDS encoding amylo-alpha-1,6-glucosidase — MTAPSALNAGEPASLGFGGDAVTLVEGATFCRSDYDGDVQEGRSHGLFFRDSRVLSRWELRVDGRPPEPLSVEMPEAFAAHFVSRRAPLAGLADSTLLVVRERLVADGMRETISLQNLGTEPTVVAVELHADADFADLFAVKEGRPAPSSAEMTVVSGELVLRDRTDHVRGLVVSASGDPTVVPGTFSWRIVIPPRQRWQTEVVAQPTWSNQSVKSRFRSGELLESSAPAQKLQAWRGTATKVDPDHRVLAEVLRRTESDLGALLIHDEAGEKRPFVAAGAPWYMTLFGRDSILTAWMSLPVDYGLSLGTLEQLAETQGRDVDPVTEEQPGRIMHELRRGPLSAAVLGGPVYYGAVDATPLFVMLLTESWRWGADEHVIRLLVPAADAALDWAARYGDRDGDGFIEYQRATDRGLVNQGWKDSFDGINYANGRIAEPPIALCEVQGYQYAALLARAELAEAFGEAATAKRLRTRAQTLRAKFLDAFWLPDRGWYALALDGDKRPVDSLTSNIGHCLWTGIAADEHVESIVKQLGTDEMDSGFGLRTLATSMGAYNPMSYHNGSVWPHDTAIVVAGLMRYRHVPGAVDLAERLATGLLDAAAAFGGRLPELYCGFSRSEFRSPVPYPTSCSPQAWASAAPLLLVRAFLGLDPHVPDRRIVVTPKLPESWGRISLTELTLGEATVNIEAQGDEVKVSGVPDGWDVVTPQG; from the coding sequence ATGACCGCCCCGTCCGCTCTCAACGCAGGCGAACCGGCCAGTCTGGGGTTCGGCGGCGACGCGGTGACCCTGGTGGAGGGCGCCACCTTCTGCCGGTCCGACTACGACGGCGACGTGCAGGAGGGCCGCTCACACGGGCTGTTCTTCCGCGACTCCCGGGTGCTGTCCCGGTGGGAACTGCGCGTCGACGGCCGGCCGCCCGAGCCGTTATCCGTCGAAATGCCCGAGGCGTTCGCCGCGCATTTCGTTTCGCGTCGGGCACCGCTGGCCGGGCTGGCCGACAGCACGCTGCTGGTGGTGCGCGAACGGTTGGTGGCCGACGGGATGCGGGAGACGATCTCGCTGCAGAACCTCGGCACCGAACCCACCGTGGTGGCCGTGGAACTGCACGCGGACGCCGACTTCGCCGACCTGTTCGCGGTCAAGGAGGGCCGCCCGGCCCCCAGCAGCGCCGAGATGACCGTCGTCAGCGGCGAACTCGTCCTTCGGGACCGCACCGACCACGTGCGCGGTCTGGTCGTGTCGGCGTCGGGGGACCCGACCGTGGTACCGGGGACGTTCAGCTGGCGCATCGTCATTCCGCCGCGCCAGCGGTGGCAGACCGAGGTCGTCGCACAGCCGACGTGGTCCAACCAGAGCGTCAAGAGCCGCTTCCGGTCGGGCGAGCTTCTCGAGTCCAGCGCGCCCGCACAAAAGCTGCAGGCATGGCGCGGCACCGCCACCAAGGTCGACCCCGACCACAGGGTGCTCGCAGAAGTGTTGCGGCGCACCGAAAGCGACCTCGGCGCGCTGTTGATCCACGACGAAGCCGGCGAGAAGAGACCGTTCGTCGCGGCGGGTGCCCCCTGGTACATGACGCTGTTCGGCCGCGACAGCATCCTCACGGCGTGGATGTCGTTGCCGGTGGACTACGGGTTGTCGCTGGGCACTTTGGAGCAGCTGGCCGAGACCCAGGGCCGTGACGTCGATCCGGTCACCGAGGAGCAGCCCGGGCGGATCATGCACGAGTTGCGCCGCGGACCGCTCAGCGCCGCGGTACTCGGCGGCCCCGTCTACTACGGCGCGGTGGACGCGACGCCGCTGTTCGTCATGCTGCTCACCGAAAGCTGGCGCTGGGGTGCCGACGAGCACGTGATCCGGTTGCTGGTGCCGGCCGCCGACGCGGCGCTGGACTGGGCCGCGCGGTACGGCGACCGCGACGGTGACGGCTTCATCGAGTACCAACGGGCGACCGACCGCGGGCTGGTCAACCAGGGCTGGAAGGACAGCTTCGACGGGATCAACTACGCGAACGGGCGAATCGCCGAACCGCCGATCGCGCTTTGTGAGGTCCAGGGCTACCAGTACGCCGCCCTGCTGGCCCGTGCCGAGCTGGCCGAGGCGTTCGGTGAGGCGGCGACCGCCAAGCGGTTGCGCACTCGGGCGCAGACGCTGCGGGCCAAGTTCCTCGACGCGTTCTGGCTGCCCGACCGCGGTTGGTACGCGCTCGCGCTGGACGGCGACAAGCGGCCCGTCGACTCGCTGACCAGCAACATCGGTCACTGCCTGTGGACGGGCATCGCCGCGGACGAGCACGTGGAGTCGATCGTGAAACAGCTGGGGACCGACGAGATGGACTCCGGCTTCGGCCTGCGCACCCTGGCCACCTCGATGGGCGCCTACAACCCCATGAGCTACCACAACGGTTCGGTGTGGCCGCACGACACCGCGATCGTCGTCGCGGGCCTGATGCGCTATCGGCACGTGCCCGGCGCGGTGGATCTCGCCGAACGATTGGCGACCGGGCTGCTCGACGCGGCCGCCGCGTTCGGCGGCCGACTACCCGAATTGTATTGCGGTTTCTCGCGTTCGGAGTTCCGCTCACCGGTGCCCTATCCGACGTCGTGCTCACCTCAGGCCTGGGCCAGCGCCGCACCGCTGCTGCTGGTGCGGGCATTCCTCGGGCTGGACCCGCACGTGCCGGACCGGCGGATCGTGGTGACCCCGAAGCTCCCGGAGTCCTGGGGCCGCATCTCGCTGACCGAGCTGACGCTGGGCGAGGCGACCGTGAACATCGAAGCCCAGGGCGACGAGGTCAAGGTCAGCGGCGTGCCCGACGGCTGGGACGTGGTCACCCCGCAGGGTTGA
- a CDS encoding sensor histidine kinase, with protein sequence MTAISADVDGSDVREIRENHQLLSVRAAALLRLAVVGLMAGAMVLGTHAHEWWAQSVLLVTYGAGAIWVAVLAFRKGTSAAHPTTQTVVAVVDVAAICIFELLSDGGYTPLAVMVLLALLVVLEVSARRAAVILAVSAVAFAAVVVFDPVMLPDLGWAKTLFVCALFAFLCCTVLAVVATQQRHLGEIERLSASRRALLADTMTAYDSERRQLSETLHDGPLQLVMAARFDISEAAKASTDDRLHRALSSLREVIGHMREATFLLHPAVLDRAGLAEATQKLASITENRSGIDISAVVDYPVRSSIDPLVFAVMRELVSNVERHSGAAKARIELRAVDRMCRLDVVDDGGGVSPETLSRRLAEGHIGIASHRTRVEAAGGRMTFIPTAVGTHVRVEVPLLQ encoded by the coding sequence ATGACGGCTATCAGCGCTGACGTCGATGGCAGTGACGTGCGCGAAATCCGGGAGAACCATCAACTGCTATCGGTGCGGGCCGCCGCGTTGCTTCGGCTGGCGGTGGTCGGGCTCATGGCCGGCGCCATGGTGCTCGGCACCCACGCGCACGAATGGTGGGCGCAATCGGTCCTGCTCGTCACCTACGGTGCCGGCGCCATCTGGGTGGCGGTGTTGGCGTTCCGGAAGGGAACGTCGGCAGCCCATCCCACCACCCAGACGGTCGTCGCGGTCGTCGACGTCGCCGCGATCTGCATCTTCGAGCTGCTGTCGGACGGTGGATACACCCCGCTGGCGGTGATGGTCTTGCTGGCGCTGCTGGTGGTGCTGGAGGTGTCGGCACGCCGGGCCGCGGTCATCCTCGCTGTCAGCGCGGTGGCTTTCGCCGCCGTCGTGGTCTTCGACCCGGTGATGTTGCCGGATCTCGGTTGGGCCAAGACCCTTTTCGTCTGCGCGCTGTTCGCGTTTCTGTGCTGCACCGTTCTTGCCGTCGTCGCCACCCAGCAGCGCCACCTAGGTGAAATCGAGCGGCTCAGCGCGTCACGTCGGGCGCTGCTCGCCGACACCATGACGGCCTATGACAGTGAGCGGCGGCAGCTCTCGGAGACCCTGCACGACGGACCGCTGCAACTGGTGATGGCCGCGCGGTTCGACATCAGCGAAGCGGCGAAAGCATCCACCGACGACCGTTTGCACCGCGCGTTGAGCAGCCTGCGTGAGGTCATCGGCCACATGCGCGAGGCGACGTTTCTGCTCCATCCGGCGGTGCTCGACCGGGCCGGTCTCGCCGAAGCCACCCAGAAACTGGCGTCGATCACCGAAAACCGCTCCGGCATTGACATCTCGGCAGTGGTTGACTACCCGGTCCGCTCCTCGATCGACCCCCTGGTCTTTGCCGTGATGCGCGAGCTGGTCTCCAACGTGGAGCGACATTCTGGTGCGGCCAAGGCCCGCATCGAGCTCCGCGCGGTCGACCGCATGTGTCGCCTCGATGTGGTGGACGACGGCGGGGGAGTCTCGCCGGAGACGTTGAGCCGCCGGCTGGCCGAAGGGCACATCGGCATCGCATCGCACCGGACGCGCGTCGAAGCCGCAGGCGGCAGAATGACATTCATACCGACAGCGGTGGGCACCCACGTGCGGGTCGAAGTGCCGTTACTCCAGTAG
- a CDS encoding alpha-ketoacid dehydrogenase subunit beta translates to MNRMTYAQALNDALRLEMRRDERVIVLGQDVAVYGGIFGATQGLLDEFGPTRVVDTPISENGIVGAAIGMAMSGLRPVVEIMYSDFLCLAMDSLANGASVFPFVTQGRVTVPLVVRTQGGPGGNAGPQHSKSLEQWTAHLPGIHTVLPSSPADAKGLLTSALRSPDPVILFEHKKLYGTEGLVPEGEHVTPLGTAAVVQEGTDVTIVAVSGMVRHALDAAAELSTRGVSAEVVDVRSLRPLDTATLVASARKTGHVVVAAETWLRYGPTAEIAAVIMAEAFEELRAPVARVGAAAVPYPASPALEPAVLGGADDIVRAAHTLLTTRMMRTHRAELRRSA, encoded by the coding sequence ATGAACCGCATGACATACGCGCAAGCGCTGAACGATGCGCTGCGCCTGGAGATGCGACGCGACGAGCGTGTCATCGTGCTCGGCCAGGACGTGGCGGTGTACGGCGGAATCTTCGGCGCCACCCAGGGTCTGCTCGACGAGTTCGGCCCCACCCGCGTGGTGGACACCCCGATTTCCGAGAACGGCATCGTCGGCGCCGCGATCGGCATGGCGATGTCGGGCCTGCGACCGGTCGTCGAGATCATGTACAGCGATTTTCTCTGCCTGGCCATGGACAGCCTCGCCAACGGAGCGTCGGTTTTCCCCTTCGTCACCCAGGGTCGTGTCACCGTGCCGCTCGTGGTGCGCACGCAGGGCGGTCCCGGCGGGAACGCGGGACCTCAGCACTCGAAGTCCCTCGAGCAGTGGACGGCGCACCTGCCGGGAATTCACACCGTCCTGCCCAGCAGCCCCGCCGACGCCAAGGGCCTGCTCACCTCGGCGCTGCGGTCGCCGGACCCGGTCATTCTGTTCGAACACAAGAAGCTGTACGGCACTGAGGGTTTGGTCCCCGAGGGGGAGCACGTCACGCCCCTGGGAACGGCGGCCGTCGTGCAGGAGGGGACCGACGTCACCATCGTCGCGGTCTCCGGCATGGTGCGGCACGCACTGGACGCGGCGGCCGAGCTGTCGACGCGCGGCGTGAGCGCCGAGGTGGTGGACGTCCGCTCGCTGCGGCCTCTCGACACCGCCACGCTCGTCGCCTCGGCGCGCAAGACCGGCCATGTCGTGGTGGCCGCCGAGACCTGGCTGCGGTACGGGCCTACCGCGGAGATCGCCGCCGTCATCATGGCGGAGGCGTTCGAGGAACTGCGCGCGCCCGTCGCCCGTGTCGGTGCGGCGGCGGTGCCGTATCCGGCGAGTCCCGCCCTCGAGCCCGCGGTGCTCGGCGGTGCCGACGACATCGTGCGCGCCGCCCACACCCTCTTGACGACTCGCATGATGCGCACCCACCGAGCCGAATTGAGGCGCAGCGCATGA
- a CDS encoding ATP-grasp domain-containing protein, whose protein sequence is MNHNRSRHIVLVDTYGAASRLAPAFQAVGYTPIRVQSTAEVPTVYRGRPDRFPFVADIVHRGDLADTVNALLPFEPVAVIPGCEPGVELADALSEALNPLTGAPTNGTALSSARRNKFEMIERIKSQGLQGARQILVESEEQLRKWHTQLGGMAILKPLRSSSNDGVTWCATPDDSVRAFRRLNGRENINSEAADGVVAQEYLVGAEYLVNTMSHDGRHHVTDIWRTHRISANGACDLMVACQIMPATGEVQDKLIPYAFDVLDALGIRHGAGHVEIKTTPAGPSLVEVGARMAGQDIPGFAALAIGESQVDWMVDAYVRPQRFRQRCGRPYHLQRSFAWAKMVAPRSGTLVSYRGLQAIKELESFRDIAFQVHPGQQLQRTVDDSTYPVTVTLMHEVDDILLRDLWTLRYIDGEHFYELKGNAS, encoded by the coding sequence ATGAACCACAACCGCTCTCGACACATCGTGCTGGTCGACACCTATGGGGCGGCGTCGCGCCTTGCGCCGGCCTTCCAGGCCGTGGGGTACACCCCCATCCGGGTGCAGAGCACTGCCGAGGTCCCCACGGTTTACCGCGGCCGTCCCGACCGGTTCCCGTTCGTCGCCGACATCGTCCACCGCGGCGACCTCGCCGACACGGTGAACGCGCTGCTGCCGTTCGAACCCGTCGCCGTCATTCCCGGCTGCGAACCGGGCGTGGAATTGGCCGATGCGCTGAGCGAGGCGCTGAACCCGCTGACCGGCGCGCCGACCAACGGCACGGCGCTGAGCTCGGCGCGGCGCAACAAGTTCGAGATGATCGAGCGGATCAAATCGCAAGGGCTGCAAGGAGCTCGCCAGATCCTCGTCGAGAGCGAGGAACAGCTACGCAAATGGCACACCCAGCTCGGCGGCATGGCGATTCTCAAGCCGCTGCGCAGCTCGTCCAATGACGGCGTCACCTGGTGCGCCACCCCGGACGACTCCGTACGGGCGTTCCGCAGGCTCAACGGGCGGGAGAACATCAACTCGGAGGCCGCCGACGGTGTCGTCGCACAGGAATACCTCGTCGGTGCTGAATACCTGGTCAACACGATGAGCCACGACGGCCGGCACCACGTCACCGACATCTGGCGGACCCATCGCATCAGTGCGAACGGCGCGTGCGACCTCATGGTGGCCTGCCAGATCATGCCCGCCACCGGCGAAGTGCAGGACAAGCTCATCCCGTACGCGTTCGACGTGCTCGATGCGCTCGGCATCCGCCATGGCGCAGGACACGTCGAGATCAAGACCACGCCCGCCGGCCCCTCCCTCGTCGAAGTGGGGGCGCGGATGGCCGGGCAGGACATCCCCGGGTTCGCGGCTCTCGCGATCGGCGAGTCGCAGGTCGACTGGATGGTGGACGCCTATGTACGCCCACAACGGTTCAGGCAACGCTGCGGGCGCCCGTATCACCTGCAGCGAAGCTTCGCCTGGGCCAAGATGGTCGCCCCGCGCAGTGGAACGTTGGTTTCCTATCGCGGTCTGCAAGCCATCAAGGAGCTGGAGAGCTTCCGCGACATCGCGTTTCAGGTTCACCCCGGACAACAACTGCAACGAACCGTCGACGACAGCACCTACCCCGTCACGGTGACGCTGATGCACGAGGTGGACGACATCCTGCTTCGTGACCTCTGGACGCTGCGCTACATCGACGGTGAGCACTTCTACGAACTGAAAGGAAACGCATCATGA
- a CDS encoding response regulator — protein MIGDITVVVADDHPVYRTGVVRALKESGRIQVVAEVSDGRGALAAIREHRPAVALLDFQMPELDGLDVANAVARDDLPTQVVLLSAFDDAPLVYKALSAGASGYLTKESDSSEIVAAIVSCAKGDGYVPTQLASGLANEIKQRAKGDAALLSPRELETVRMMADGLSVPQIATKLHLAPTTVRTHVQHLYEKLGVSDRAAAVAEAMRRRLLE, from the coding sequence ATGATCGGGGACATCACCGTCGTCGTCGCCGATGACCACCCGGTGTATCGGACCGGCGTTGTGCGGGCGTTGAAAGAGAGCGGCCGGATACAGGTCGTTGCCGAGGTCAGCGACGGCCGTGGCGCGCTTGCCGCCATCCGGGAGCACCGGCCGGCGGTCGCGCTGCTCGACTTCCAGATGCCGGAGCTCGACGGCCTCGACGTCGCGAACGCGGTGGCACGCGACGATCTGCCGACCCAAGTCGTCCTGCTCAGCGCATTCGATGACGCCCCGCTGGTGTACAAGGCCCTGTCCGCCGGCGCCAGCGGCTATCTCACCAAGGAGTCGGACAGCAGCGAGATCGTTGCGGCGATCGTCAGCTGCGCCAAGGGCGACGGATACGTTCCGACGCAGTTGGCCAGCGGGCTCGCGAACGAAATCAAGCAGCGGGCCAAGGGGGATGCCGCCCTGCTGTCGCCCCGGGAACTCGAAACCGTCCGGATGATGGCGGACGGGCTGTCGGTACCTCAGATCGCCACCAAACTGCACCTCGCACCGACCACGGTCCGTACCCACGTGCAGCACCTATACGAGAAGCTGGGAGTGTCGGACCGCGCCGCCGCCGTCGCGGAGGCGATGCGGCGCCGACTACTGGAGTAA
- a CDS encoding SDR family NAD(P)-dependent oxidoreductase, with translation MTGRFADKVVLVTGAGTGIGRATACRFAQEGATVVVAGRRLEPLRETVSLIESDGGKAQAFQVDVTREDDVARLIDTIVIRNGGLDAACNNAGVPGSGKASDRYDLDHWRRIVDTNLQGVWLSMKHEIAHMRANAGGAIVNVASIAGIVGYYHSAPYTASKHGVVGLSRAAAIDHATEGIRVNAVCPGPISTPMLIEAKAARGPAADDFYLSHIPMGRLGRPEEVAHAVVWLASTEAAYVTGQALAVDGGWTAQ, from the coding sequence ATGACCGGTCGCTTCGCAGACAAAGTCGTCCTGGTCACCGGTGCAGGCACCGGGATAGGACGGGCAACCGCATGCCGCTTCGCGCAAGAGGGCGCGACGGTGGTCGTCGCCGGCCGACGGCTCGAACCTCTGCGGGAAACGGTGTCGCTCATCGAGTCTGACGGCGGAAAGGCCCAGGCTTTTCAGGTCGACGTGACCCGCGAAGACGATGTCGCTCGCCTCATCGACACAATCGTCATCCGCAACGGCGGGTTGGATGCCGCCTGCAACAACGCCGGAGTACCGGGGTCGGGGAAGGCGTCCGACCGCTACGACCTGGACCACTGGCGGCGGATCGTGGACACCAACCTGCAAGGCGTTTGGCTGTCGATGAAGCACGAAATCGCCCATATGCGCGCCAATGCCGGGGGTGCCATCGTCAACGTGGCCTCGATTGCCGGCATCGTCGGCTATTACCACTCGGCCCCCTACACCGCCAGCAAGCACGGCGTGGTGGGGCTCAGCCGGGCAGCCGCCATCGATCACGCCACGGAGGGGATCCGCGTGAATGCCGTCTGCCCGGGGCCGATCTCGACCCCGATGCTGATCGAAGCCAAGGCCGCACGGGGACCGGCGGCCGACGACTTCTACCTATCCCACATTCCGATGGGACGACTCGGCCGACCGGAAGAGGTCGCCCATGCAGTGGTGTGGCTCGCTTCAACCGAAGCGGCCTACGTGACAGGCCAGGCATTGGCCGTAGACGGAGGATGGACAGCCCAATGA
- a CDS encoding enoyl-CoA hydratase — MIGVTRDGQVLTLEMQRAESRNALNGELVDGLREAIEKAATEEVRAIVLTGQGAVFSSGADLSDPSGVADELPDKAKALNLAIDKAPVPVIGAINGPAIGAGVILSMICDLRVVAPEAYFQFPVAKYGLALDNWSIRRLTSLVGAGRARGMLLAAERLTADAALHTGMANRIGTLADAQEWAAEIAGYAPLALQHAKRVLNDDGAYEDPWPEHQELFDRAWASQDVIEAQVARIEKRPPRFQGA; from the coding sequence ATGATTGGTGTGACCCGCGACGGCCAGGTGTTGACGCTGGAGATGCAGCGCGCCGAAAGCCGCAACGCGCTGAACGGCGAGCTCGTCGACGGCCTGCGTGAAGCGATCGAGAAGGCCGCAACCGAGGAAGTCCGCGCGATCGTGTTGACCGGGCAGGGCGCGGTATTCAGCTCGGGCGCCGACCTGTCCGACCCCTCCGGGGTAGCCGACGAGCTGCCCGACAAGGCCAAGGCCCTCAACCTCGCCATCGACAAGGCCCCGGTTCCGGTCATCGGCGCGATCAACGGGCCCGCGATCGGCGCCGGTGTCATTCTCTCGATGATCTGCGATCTTCGGGTCGTGGCGCCCGAGGCGTACTTCCAGTTTCCAGTCGCGAAATACGGTCTGGCACTGGATAACTGGAGCATCAGGCGGTTGACATCGCTGGTCGGTGCCGGCCGGGCACGGGGCATGCTGCTGGCCGCCGAGCGGCTCACCGCCGACGCCGCGCTGCACACCGGGATGGCCAATCGCATTGGCACACTGGCCGATGCGCAGGAATGGGCCGCGGAGATCGCGGGCTACGCCCCGCTCGCGTTGCAGCACGCCAAACGGGTACTCAACGACGATGGCGCGTACGAGGACCCGTGGCCGGAACATCAGGAGCTGTTCGATCGCGCCTGGGCGAGCCAGGACGTCATCGAGGCCCAGGTCGCGCGGATCGAGAAGCGGCCACCGAGGTTCCAGGGAGCCTGA
- a CDS encoding ATP-grasp domain-containing protein → MIVVLSLYRPRLENFLDAQGEKILALIPDSMRTAREAGDPGYPIRTIDQWDNYNELTRLAGEFESLGVTAVATIDEPCIRAAAFLRDLLGLPGQDHQSAVACTDKSVMKRRLAAAGIPVAEHRIVHSVAEIREFLDEIGDAIVVKPRSGFGTINTHRVGPHDFDDLAAAGAFAPPRDLPAYFWSTSMTSDLGSVSYLVERYVDVVAEYHCELMLHEGEEVHCLAARYANPVLADHAVGSVWLHHRSDEAAEVRKLTRAAATALGVTHGFGHCEVLRDRSGRWFVGEFGSRPGGSMIPRSLKLSYGIDNLALLADQLSGRRPRNQTPPRRVPGAIAWLAIPVESGVITDMPDEAQLLSLPGVIDAEIVMRPGDSTKGLTSGAMFHAAYIFCVGENAQEAEDLAKHAQRACRIAVDPAA, encoded by the coding sequence ATGATCGTCGTCCTGTCCCTGTACCGTCCGCGGTTGGAGAATTTTCTCGACGCCCAAGGCGAAAAGATCCTCGCCCTGATTCCGGATTCCATGCGCACCGCGCGCGAAGCCGGCGACCCGGGCTATCCCATCAGGACTATCGACCAATGGGATAACTACAACGAGCTCACCCGCCTCGCAGGAGAATTCGAAAGCCTCGGGGTGACGGCCGTCGCCACCATCGACGAGCCGTGTATCCGCGCCGCCGCCTTTCTGAGAGACCTGTTGGGGCTGCCCGGTCAGGACCACCAAAGCGCGGTCGCATGCACCGACAAGTCGGTGATGAAGCGGCGCCTGGCCGCCGCCGGCATCCCGGTTGCCGAGCACCGCATCGTGCACAGCGTCGCCGAGATCCGTGAATTCCTCGACGAGATCGGCGACGCCATCGTCGTCAAACCTCGGAGTGGTTTCGGCACGATCAACACCCACCGGGTCGGTCCGCACGATTTCGACGACCTCGCCGCGGCGGGCGCGTTCGCACCGCCGCGCGACCTGCCGGCGTACTTCTGGTCCACGTCCATGACCTCAGACCTCGGCTCGGTCAGCTACCTGGTCGAGCGTTACGTCGACGTGGTCGCCGAGTACCACTGCGAGCTGATGCTGCACGAGGGCGAGGAAGTGCACTGCCTGGCGGCCCGCTACGCCAACCCGGTCCTGGCGGACCACGCGGTCGGATCGGTGTGGCTGCATCACCGCTCCGACGAGGCCGCCGAGGTGCGCAAGCTCACCCGCGCGGCGGCTACGGCGTTGGGCGTGACACACGGTTTCGGGCACTGCGAAGTCTTGCGCGACCGAAGCGGCCGGTGGTTTGTCGGTGAGTTCGGCTCTCGCCCCGGCGGATCGATGATTCCCCGCTCCCTGAAGCTGAGTTACGGGATCGACAACCTGGCGCTGCTGGCCGATCAGCTCTCCGGGCGCAGGCCCCGCAACCAGACACCGCCAAGGCGTGTTCCCGGCGCGATTGCGTGGCTCGCCATACCCGTCGAATCCGGCGTGATCACCGACATGCCCGATGAGGCACAGCTGCTCAGCCTGCCGGGAGTCATCGATGCCGAAATCGTCATGCGGCCGGGGGATTCCACCAAGGGCCTGACATCCGGCGCGATGTTTCACGCCGCCTACATCTTCTGTGTCGGCGAAAACGCGCAGGAGGCCGAAGACCTCGCCAAACATGCTCAGCGGGCGTGCCGTATCGCGGTCGACCCCGCGGCGTGA